A section of the Acidobacterium capsulatum ATCC 51196 genome encodes:
- a CDS encoding RNA polymerase sigma factor: MSYSQAQAAIWLAPALQPTMTDTTEAITALVEEYATTLYRVAYSVTRNVAEAEDAVQETFLRVLRHREKLSEIRDRRVWLVRIVWNVVLDKKRRAKTRPETDDITEHARSLRAAGFTADQHAISSQQYQRILALIDRLPPKERDAILLSAVEELSTAQAAAVLGTTESSIRSRIFRARRVLAEMLAQEGIER, encoded by the coding sequence ATGAGTTATTCCCAGGCCCAGGCCGCCATCTGGCTCGCGCCCGCTCTTCAGCCGACGATGACCGACACTACTGAGGCGATCACCGCCCTGGTGGAGGAATACGCGACCACGCTCTACCGCGTCGCCTATTCCGTCACCCGCAACGTTGCCGAAGCCGAAGACGCCGTGCAGGAGACCTTCCTGCGCGTGCTGCGCCACCGCGAAAAGCTCTCCGAGATTCGCGACCGCCGCGTCTGGCTCGTGCGCATTGTGTGGAATGTGGTGCTCGACAAAAAGCGCCGCGCCAAAACGCGCCCCGAGACCGACGACATCACCGAGCACGCCCGCTCGCTGCGCGCCGCCGGATTCACCGCCGATCAGCACGCCATCTCCTCGCAGCAATACCAGCGCATCCTCGCCCTCATTGACCGCCTGCCGCCCAAAGAGCGCGATGCCATCCTGCTCTCGGCCGTCGAAGAACTCAGCACCGCGCAGGCCGCCGCCGTGCTCGGCACTACGGAATCCTCCATCCGCTCCCGCATCTTCCGTGCCCGCCGCGTGCTTGCTGAAATGCTCGCCCAGGAAGGAATCGAACGATGA
- the moaC gene encoding cyclic pyranopterin monophosphate synthase MoaC, with the protein MSKLSHFDESGQARMVDVSGKSATRREAVASAFVALTEEVLAALPENPKGNPLEVARFAGMQAAKKTADLIPMCHPLPLSFVDVQAQVADGGVEIRATAATTAGTGVEMEALTAASVAALTVYDMCKALDKGIRIERVRLERKSGGKSGEWVADRPGRDA; encoded by the coding sequence ATGAGCAAACTTTCGCACTTTGATGAGAGCGGGCAGGCCCGCATGGTGGATGTGAGCGGCAAGTCCGCAACGCGGCGCGAGGCGGTGGCCTCGGCCTTTGTGGCGCTGACGGAAGAGGTGCTGGCGGCGCTGCCGGAGAATCCCAAGGGGAACCCGCTGGAGGTGGCGCGCTTTGCAGGCATGCAGGCGGCGAAGAAGACGGCGGACCTGATTCCGATGTGCCATCCGCTGCCGCTGAGCTTTGTGGATGTGCAGGCGCAGGTGGCGGACGGCGGCGTGGAGATTCGCGCGACGGCGGCTACGACCGCAGGCACGGGCGTGGAGATGGAGGCGCTGACGGCCGCCTCTGTGGCGGCGCTGACGGTCTATGACATGTGCAAGGCGCTCGACAAGGGTATTCGAATCGAGCGGGTGCGGCTGGAGCGCAAGAGCGGCGGCAAGAGCGGGGAGTGGGTAGCGGATCGTCCGGGCAGAGACGCTTGA
- the glp gene encoding gephyrin-like molybdotransferase Glp, with amino-acid sequence MSEQVLAYREAERVVLAEARKLLECERMAQRVSLSSSAGRILAEAVHADRDQPPFPRATRDGFAWSAGSSVAGPHRVLGTVRAGEMWNGAPLASGEAVEIMTGAAVPEGADAVAMVEHVERSGDEVRLQEGRVIKAGENIVPVGAEARSCDVVAPAGTRLGPAQIAAAAACGYAEIAVAAKARVAILATGDELVPVAETPAPAQIRNSNSYSLSAQLLAMGAEPVRLPIVPDDARATEEAIRAALACDLLVMTGGVSMGRFDYVEQALGRVGAEFLFTGVKMQPGRPVVFGRARHEGEPRYFLGLPGNPVSTMVTFALFGAPLVAALMGETPERWPRWTRGALTREVSVKPGLTRFLPAQIESSIDGVRVTPVMWQGSGDLASTARAEGFVVVPEEAERLEAGAKVTALLLG; translated from the coding sequence ATGAGTGAGCAGGTGTTGGCGTACCGCGAGGCGGAGCGCGTCGTGCTGGCCGAGGCGCGCAAACTGCTGGAGTGCGAGCGGATGGCGCAGCGGGTGTCGTTGTCCTCTTCGGCGGGCCGCATACTCGCCGAGGCGGTGCATGCGGATCGGGATCAGCCGCCGTTTCCGCGCGCCACGCGCGATGGATTTGCGTGGAGTGCAGGGAGCAGCGTGGCCGGGCCGCATCGCGTGCTGGGCACAGTGCGCGCGGGCGAGATGTGGAATGGCGCGCCGCTGGCCTCGGGTGAGGCGGTCGAGATCATGACGGGCGCGGCGGTGCCCGAGGGCGCCGATGCCGTTGCGATGGTGGAGCATGTGGAGCGCAGCGGCGACGAAGTGCGTTTGCAGGAAGGCCGCGTGATCAAGGCAGGTGAGAACATTGTGCCGGTGGGCGCGGAGGCGCGCTCCTGCGATGTGGTGGCGCCGGCAGGCACGCGGCTGGGCCCGGCGCAGATTGCGGCGGCGGCGGCCTGCGGCTATGCGGAGATTGCCGTGGCGGCCAAGGCGCGAGTGGCGATTCTTGCGACGGGCGATGAACTGGTGCCGGTGGCCGAGACTCCCGCACCGGCACAGATTCGCAACTCAAACAGTTACTCATTGTCCGCGCAGCTATTGGCGATGGGCGCGGAGCCGGTGCGGCTGCCGATTGTGCCGGATGATGCGCGGGCCACGGAAGAGGCGATTCGCGCGGCGCTGGCGTGCGATCTGCTGGTGATGACGGGCGGCGTTTCGATGGGCCGCTTTGATTATGTAGAGCAGGCGCTCGGGCGCGTGGGCGCGGAGTTTCTGTTTACCGGCGTAAAGATGCAGCCCGGCAGGCCGGTGGTGTTTGGGCGGGCACGGCATGAGGGCGAGCCGCGATATTTTCTGGGCCTGCCGGGGAATCCTGTCTCGACGATGGTGACGTTCGCGCTCTTTGGCGCTCCGCTGGTGGCGGCGCTGATGGGCGAGACACCGGAACGCTGGCCGCGCTGGACGCGAGGCGCGCTCACTCGCGAAGTGAGCGTGAAGCCGGGGCTGACGCGCTTTTTGCCGGCGCAGATTGAGTCGTCGATCGACGGCGTGCGCGTGACGCCGGTGATGTGGCAGGGCTCGGGCGACCTGGCGAGCACGGCGCGCGCGGAGGGATTTGTGGTGGTGCCGGAAGAAGCGGAAAGGCTGGAGGCAGGCGCGAAGGTGACTGCGCTGCTGCTGGGGTGA
- a CDS encoding carboxypeptidase-like regulatory domain-containing protein, which yields MMKTKLWLTAALAATVMVALPGMAQQTAAPAATTATTAAKVGSIHGHVNDPTGAAITDGIIGLSTDGGQTSEYTFHTDSNGDYKGANIKAGTYTVTLREPNTPKGKVLDEFQNVKVVAGQDTAQDFDLSRADYVKKLSPEQQKQLAKVKAENAKILKQNSVIKNLNADLKQARQDNQTKNYAAADALMTKDTAQMPDAYLLWVELGVAQKGEKKYDDAITSLNKAITLDKAEKKPNQQVMGIAEDALGEVYGDTGKVAESQAAYDAAAAADPSNASMFYQNEAIVMNRNNQGDATVAAADKAIAADPKAPIPYYLKGQALIQKATVDPKTQKIIAPPGCVEAYQKYLELAPNGPFAGEVKGILASIGQKQQKVYRHR from the coding sequence ATGATGAAGACGAAACTCTGGTTGACGGCCGCGCTGGCGGCGACGGTGATGGTGGCGCTGCCCGGCATGGCCCAGCAGACGGCGGCTCCGGCAGCCACGACGGCGACGACAGCGGCCAAGGTGGGCAGCATTCACGGGCATGTGAACGATCCGACGGGGGCGGCGATCACGGATGGCATCATCGGGCTCTCGACCGATGGCGGCCAGACCAGCGAGTACACCTTTCACACGGATTCGAACGGCGACTACAAGGGCGCGAACATCAAGGCTGGCACCTATACGGTGACGCTGCGCGAGCCGAACACGCCCAAGGGCAAGGTGCTGGACGAGTTCCAGAACGTGAAGGTTGTGGCCGGACAGGACACGGCGCAGGACTTTGATCTTTCGCGTGCGGATTATGTGAAGAAGCTCTCGCCCGAGCAGCAGAAGCAGCTCGCCAAGGTGAAGGCAGAGAACGCGAAGATTCTGAAGCAGAACTCGGTCATCAAGAACCTGAATGCCGACCTCAAGCAGGCGCGCCAGGATAACCAGACCAAGAACTATGCCGCTGCCGATGCGTTGATGACCAAGGACACCGCGCAGATGCCGGATGCGTATCTGCTGTGGGTGGAACTGGGCGTGGCGCAGAAGGGCGAGAAGAAGTATGACGACGCCATCACTTCACTGAACAAGGCCATCACCCTCGACAAGGCCGAGAAGAAGCCGAATCAGCAGGTGATGGGCATTGCCGAGGATGCGCTGGGTGAGGTGTACGGCGATACCGGCAAGGTCGCCGAGTCGCAGGCAGCCTATGACGCAGCCGCGGCGGCGGACCCCTCGAACGCCAGCATGTTCTACCAGAACGAAGCGATCGTGATGAACCGCAACAACCAGGGCGATGCCACGGTGGCGGCGGCGGATAAGGCGATTGCGGCTGACCCGAAGGCTCCGATTCCTTACTACCTGAAGGGGCAGGCGCTGATTCAGAAGGCGACCGTGGACCCGAAGACGCAGAAGATCATTGCGCCTCCGGGCTGCGTGGAGGCCTACCAGAAGTACCTGGAACTGGCGCCGAACGGACCGTTCGCGGGCGAAGTGAAGGGTATTCTGGCCAGCATCGGACAGAAGCAGCAGAAGGTCTACCGTCACCGGTAA
- the queC gene encoding 7-cyano-7-deazaguanine synthase QueC, which produces MTPKRERAVVCLSGGMDSCVCAAIAARDYEPYAIHFSYGQRTEARELVSARSVAERLGFKDLLHLKIDLFRRIGGSALTDTSIDVPKAPAEEAAIGAEIPVTYVPFRNAHFLAAAVSWAEVLGASKIVIGAVEQDSSGYPDCRPAYYEAFQHLIETGTKEGSIRVETPLIQLRKREIVRLGLELGAPLDLTWSCYSGAEEACGECESCVLRLRAFEEADAVDPIPYAHR; this is translated from the coding sequence ATGACCCCGAAGCGTGAACGAGCGGTGGTATGTCTTTCCGGCGGGATGGACTCGTGTGTGTGCGCGGCGATTGCGGCGCGGGATTATGAGCCTTACGCCATCCACTTCAGCTATGGGCAGCGGACGGAGGCGCGCGAGCTGGTCTCGGCGCGCAGCGTGGCCGAGCGGCTGGGCTTCAAAGATCTTCTGCACTTGAAGATCGATCTTTTCCGTCGCATCGGCGGGTCGGCGCTGACGGACACGAGCATTGACGTGCCGAAGGCTCCGGCCGAAGAAGCCGCGATTGGCGCGGAGATTCCGGTGACGTATGTGCCTTTCAGGAATGCGCATTTTCTGGCGGCGGCGGTGAGCTGGGCCGAGGTGCTGGGCGCGTCGAAGATTGTGATTGGGGCGGTGGAGCAGGATAGTTCGGGGTATCCGGACTGCCGGCCCGCCTATTATGAGGCTTTTCAGCATCTGATAGAGACAGGCACGAAAGAGGGTTCGATTCGGGTGGAGACGCCGTTGATTCAACTGCGGAAGCGGGAGATCGTGCGTCTCGGCCTTGAACTGGGTGCTCCGCTGGATTTAACGTGGTCGTGCTACTCCGGCGCGGAAGAGGCTTGCGGCGAATGCGAAAGCTGCGTGCTTCGTCTGCGCGCCTTTGAGGAAGCGGATGCTGTTGATCCGATTCCGTACGCCCATCGATAA
- a CDS encoding DUF2306 domain-containing protein, whose translation MRDPWWMHVLLGIHVTAGGMAFVLAPLALVTAKGGKAHRRWGKLYFWAMTVVAATALAMAVYRPTLFLALVAVFSFYLSFSGYRVLAQKAAWKDERVAGLVDWGVAVFSFAASAGLAVCGAFRPELVQGLGIPAIIFGLIGMRFAGRTMWGFLHPPREKMFWWYAHLQGMIGSYIAAWTAFCVVTVGPLLHGAWWVWIVPIMIGVPAIIVTTAYYKRKFAVKAAAV comes from the coding sequence ATGCGCGATCCGTGGTGGATGCACGTTCTGCTGGGGATTCACGTGACGGCCGGAGGGATGGCCTTTGTGCTGGCTCCGCTGGCGCTGGTGACTGCCAAGGGCGGCAAGGCGCACCGGCGCTGGGGAAAGCTCTATTTCTGGGCGATGACGGTGGTTGCGGCTACGGCGCTGGCGATGGCGGTGTATCGGCCCACGCTGTTTCTGGCGCTGGTGGCGGTGTTCAGCTTCTATCTTTCGTTCAGCGGCTATCGAGTGCTGGCGCAAAAGGCGGCGTGGAAGGACGAACGGGTCGCAGGCCTTGTGGATTGGGGCGTGGCTGTCTTCAGCTTTGCGGCGAGCGCGGGTCTGGCGGTTTGCGGAGCGTTTCGCCCGGAGCTGGTGCAGGGTCTAGGGATTCCGGCGATTATTTTTGGCCTGATCGGCATGCGGTTCGCGGGCCGGACGATGTGGGGCTTTCTGCATCCTCCCAGGGAAAAGATGTTCTGGTGGTATGCGCACCTGCAGGGCATGATCGGCAGCTACATCGCGGCGTGGACGGCCTTTTGCGTGGTGACCGTGGGGCCGCTGCTGCATGGGGCGTGGTGGGTATGGATTGTGCCGATCATGATTGGCGTGCCTGCGATCATCGTGACGACGGCGTATTACAAGCGCAAATTTGCCGTGAAGGCCGCTGCCGTATAG